A window from Temnothorax longispinosus isolate EJ_2023e chromosome 1, Tlon_JGU_v1, whole genome shotgun sequence encodes these proteins:
- the LOC139817852 gene encoding macoilin-1 isoform X1: MKRRNVECGKLRRPLKRNKLTEGIYGSTLLYLKFLLLWAMVILADFILEFRFEFLWPFWLLLRSVYDSFKYQGLAFSVFFICIALTSDMICFFFIPVHWLFFAASTYVWVQYVWHTDKGVCLPTVMLWLLFLYIEAAVRLRDLRHMPFHLDLCRPFAAHCIGYPVVTLGFGFKSYVGYRMRQRKQKDVAKENEFYLQLLQQALPLEQQAMSMQQIQSQVQSQTQQVTTSLEQHVKTQAHKLSPQYNPSPEKSRGKGNNNSIETNVQNGGVHNSSQVTSQTQSATTKSTHRKSLDKSEKQEEQHNKHNVSNNSPSDKSDKRFIHSNGSTVSHSDIQLIERLGSVNDFDVNEVEKDKSIKGCGHTTIKSQTNGSVTGKWNNVKESRDSSSTTNAQRERKTRQVKNTSDITAEQQKQQDDYYQRLLVCRRLEADIKRLKSDLQSSRQMEQELRSQVNVLLNGERQAKGDIQQLQHDNDQLQSKLHGLVTARQLDKQTMTSLEKRVAEERKQRSACEASLLSERRARRAAEEARSAIPPPPPPLIRQECTDACKSRRSQMEQDLKSLRRELKLKEERCNALENDAARFKENHRECEILLSALNALQDKNAHLENSLSAETRIKLDLFSALGEVKRQLEIREGLIRSQEKEIEMLKTKIAQDLAVMPQDTFGPAPTCATSKLRLNSEVRVAGTKIRSNESPGCTVSNLDPNATAYTPKSSLVASTEA; this comes from the exons ATGAAGAGGAGAAATGTCGAGTGCGGTAAGCTTCGGAGGCCCTTGAAACGCAACAAGCTCACCGAGGGGATCTACGGAAG TACCTTGCTCTATCTGAAGTTTCTTCTGCTATGGGCAATGGTGATCTTGGCAGACTTCATTTTGGAATTtcgttttgaatttttgtggCCGTTCTGGCTGCTCCTCCGAAGCGTTTAcgattcttttaaatatcaagGCTTG GCCTtctctgtattttttatttgtattgcACTTACGTCAGACATGATTTGCTTCTTTTTCATCCCTGTGCATTGGCTGTTTTTCGCTGCCAGCACTTATGTTTGGGTGCAATACGTCTGGCACACAG ATAAAGGAGTGTGTCTACCAACTGTGATGCTGTGGCtactatttctatatatagagGCAGCAGTGCGGTTGCGTGACTTGCGTCATATGCCATTTCACCTAGACCTCTGTCGGCCGTTTGCAGCACATTG CATTGGCTATCCTGTAGTTACATTGGGCTTTGGTTTTAAGAGCTACGTAGGCTACAGAATGAGGCAG AGAAAACAGAAAGACGTGGCAAAGGAGAACGAGTTCTATCTACAATTACTGCAGCAAGCACTGCCTCTAGAGCAACAAGCTATGTCGATGCAGCAAATCCAATCGCAAGTGCAGTCACAAACGCAACAAGTCACTACGTCGTTAGAACAGCACGTCAAAACTCAAGCACACAAATTGAGTCCACAGTATAACCCAAGTCCTGAAAAAAGCAGAGGTA AGGGCAATAACAATTCCATAGAAACGAACGTACAAAATGGCGGGGTGCACAATAGTAGCCAGGTCACATCACAAACACAGAGTGCTACTACCAAAAGTACTCATAGAAAATCCTTAGACAAGAGTGAAAAGCAGGAAGAGCAGCATAATAAACACAATGTATCAAATAATTCACCGTCGGACAAGAGCGACAAGAGATTTATACACAGTAATGGAAGTACAGTATCGCACAGTGACATACAGCTCATCGAAAGGCTGGG ATCTGTAAATGATTTTGACGTAAACGAGGTAGAAAAGGACAAATCTATCAAGGGTTGCGGACACACCACGATAAAATCACAAACGAACGGTTCGGTAACGGGTAAATGGAATAACGTGAAAGAAAGTCGGGATTCATCATCGACCACCAATGCCCAACGGGAGCGTAAGACTCGACAGGTTAAAAATACGAGTGATATCACGGCAGAGCAACAGAAACAGCAAGACGATTATTATCAAAG GTTACTGGTGTGTCGCAGGCTCGAGGCAGACATAAAACGTTTGAAATCAGATTTGCAGTCAAGTCGGCAAATGGAACAAGAATTACGATCACAAGTCAATGTCTTGCTCAACGGAGAGCGACAAGCTAAAGGCGACATTCAACAACTCCAACATGATAATGATCAATTGCAAAGCAA ATTACATGGTCTAGTAACGGCGCGTCAACTGGATAAACAAACAATGACATCGTTGGAAAAGCGGGTTGCAGAAGAGCGAAAACAACGTAGTGCATGCGAAGCGTCCTTGCTCTCCGAACGAAGGGCACGACGAGCTGCTGAAGAGGCACGCTCCGCGATTCCACCGCCGCCACCTCCGCTTATTAGACAAGAGTGCACTGACGCATGTAAAAGTCGAAGATCTCAAATGGAACAAGACCTTAAAAGTCTGCGCCGAGAACTCAAATTAAAGGAAGAAAG GTGTAACGCATTGGAAAACGACGCAGCACGTTTTAAGGAGAACCACAGAGAATGTGAAATTCTACTCTCCGCACTCAATGCGTTGCAAGATAAAAACGCACATTTGGAAAACAGCTTGAGCGCAGAAACACGTATAAAACTTGATCTTTTTTCGGCACTCGGCGAGGTCAAGCGGCAATTAGAAAtccgagaag GCTTAATCAGATctcaagagaaagaaattgagatgttgaaaacaaaaatagcGCAAGATTTAGCTGTGATGCCACAAGACACATTTGGTCCAGCGCCAACCTGTGCGACGTCCAAGCTCCGTTTAAATAGTGAAGTGAGAGTAGCAGGAACAAAAATACGTTCGAATGAAAGTCCGGGGTGTACCGTGTCGAATTTGGATCCGAATGCGACAGCGTACACGCCTAAAAGTTCCCTTGTAGCGTCGACTGAAGCTTAA
- the Sting gene encoding stimulator of interferon genes protein homolog, with amino-acid sequence MQRCPTRFLGSLSPGGSFPRRIELPADRIGNSIGFDSDHSDERRQSPARMENEKYSSDDRKLMTYVAYSVILVAVFASAVYRATKDRAVVSVVATSFVASVFLVILLLCDMTLRLCQTLVTFTTDVGQESEESFWSVVKYHFTLNTPSAMVVVVSVLLVFGLIGGIGTCPFNYAWDFGPCVCVPLIMFSFWLLRMCNLAEWETGSLADLSAMKGLDYGTGMAYSFYYGYLRLILPSTGTSTKGIVEKIENFEDNHNVTFPVHKLFILIPSSGYIPSDLKEASQWMESASELEEEVRNRAGNIRRTYRNNAYKIYPGGRSSRNEPVYVVAEGATPLLTYYEVQKHNHPESIVYKRYKRKIIEMFYRKLRDTLQSEPDTRDLCELIYYNDYDAKGDKVNVATIILERISEIRDSA; translated from the coding sequence ATGCAGCGGTGCCCCACACGTTTCCTCGGGAGCTTATCGCCCGGTGGATCTTTCCCGCGCCGGATCGAACTGCCAGCGGATCGAATTGGCAACTCGATTGGATTTGACTCGGATCACTCGGATGAACGACGGCAGAGCCCGGCAAGGATGGAGAACGAGAAGTATTCGTCGGACGATCGTAAGTTGATGACCTACGTGGCGTACAGCGTTATTCTCGTCGCCGTCTTCGCCTCGGCCGTGTACAGGGCGACGAAGGACCGGGCGGTGGTGTCGGTGGTCGCGACCTCCTTCGTCGCCTCCGTCTTCCTCGTGATCCTCCTGCTCTGCGACATGACGTTGCGCCTGTGCCAGACGCTGGTCACGTTCACCACGGATGTGGGCCAGGAGTCCGAGGAGAGCTTCTGGTCGGTGGTGAAATATCACTTCACCCTCAACACCCCGTCGGCGATGGTCGTCGTTGTCAGCGTGCTGCTGGTCTTCGGCCTGATCGGCGGCATCGGCACGTGTCCGTTCAACTATGCCTGGGACTTCGGACCCTGCGTCTGCGTGCCGCTGATAATGTTCTCCTTCTGGTTGCTCAGGATGTGCAACCTGGCCGAGTGGGAGACGGGATCGCTGGCCGACCTCAGTGCCATGAAGGGTCTGGATTACGGCACAGGTATGGCGTACAGCTTTTACTATGGCTACCTGCGACTGATCTTACCGTCCACCGGAACTTCCACGAAGGGTATAGTTGagaaaattgagaattttGAGGACAATCACAACGTGACGTTCCCGGTACACAAGCTGTTTATCTTGATACCGTCGTCCGGATACATCCCGTCGGATTTGAAGGAGGCGTCCCAGTGGATGGAGAGTGCCAGCGAGCTGGAGGAGGAGGTACGCAACCGGGCCGGTAACATACGCAGAACGTACCGCAACAACGCTTACAAGATATATCCCGGTGGAAGAAGTTCAAGAAATGAGCCGGTGTACGTGGTGGCGGAAGGTGCAACGCCTTTGTTAACGTACTACGAGGTACAGAAGCACAATCATCCTGAATCTATCGTATACAAGCGATACAAACGTAAGATTATCGAGATGTTCTATAGAAAACTGCGAGACACCTTGCAAAGTGAGCCAGATACCAGAGATTTGtgtgaattaatttattataacgatTACGATGCGAAGGGAGACAAGGTTAATGTTGCGACAATAATCTTAGAAAGGATATCTGAAATAAGAGATTCTGCGTAA
- the LOC139817852 gene encoding macoilin-1 isoform X3, translated as MKRRNVECGKLRRPLKRNKLTEGIYGSTLLYLKFLLLWAMVILADFILEFRFEFLWPFWLLLRSVYDSFKYQGLAFSVFFICIALTSDMICFFFIPVHWLFFAASTYVWVQYVWHTDKGVCLPTVMLWLLFLYIEAAVRLRDLRHMPFHLDLCRPFAAHCIGYPVVTLGFGFKSYVGYRMRQRKQKDVAKENEFYLQLLQQALPLEQQAMSMQQIQSQVQSQTQQVTTSLEQHVKTQAHKLSPQYNPSPEKSRGKGNNNSIETNVQNGGVHNSSQVTSQTQSATTKSTHRKSLDKSEKQEEQHNKHNVSNNSPSDKSDKRFIHSNGSTVSHSDIQLIERLGSVNDFDVNEVEKDKSIKGCGHTTIKSQTNGSVTGKWNNVKESRDSSSTTNAQRERKTRQVKNTSDITAEQQKQQDDYYQRLEADIKRLKSDLQSSRQMEQELRSQVNVLLNGERQAKGDIQQLQHDNDQLQSKLHGLVTARQLDKQTMTSLEKRVAEERKQRSACEASLLSERRARRAAEEARSAIPPPPPPLIRQECTDACKSRRSQMEQDLKSLRRELKLKEERCNALENDAARFKENHRECEILLSALNALQDKNAHLENSLSAETRIKLDLFSALGEVKRQLEIREGLIRSQEKEIEMLKTKIAQDLAVMPQDTFGPAPTCATSKLRLNSEVRVAGTKIRSNESPGCTVSNLDPNATAYTPKSSLVASTEA; from the exons ATGAAGAGGAGAAATGTCGAGTGCGGTAAGCTTCGGAGGCCCTTGAAACGCAACAAGCTCACCGAGGGGATCTACGGAAG TACCTTGCTCTATCTGAAGTTTCTTCTGCTATGGGCAATGGTGATCTTGGCAGACTTCATTTTGGAATTtcgttttgaatttttgtggCCGTTCTGGCTGCTCCTCCGAAGCGTTTAcgattcttttaaatatcaagGCTTG GCCTtctctgtattttttatttgtattgcACTTACGTCAGACATGATTTGCTTCTTTTTCATCCCTGTGCATTGGCTGTTTTTCGCTGCCAGCACTTATGTTTGGGTGCAATACGTCTGGCACACAG ATAAAGGAGTGTGTCTACCAACTGTGATGCTGTGGCtactatttctatatatagagGCAGCAGTGCGGTTGCGTGACTTGCGTCATATGCCATTTCACCTAGACCTCTGTCGGCCGTTTGCAGCACATTG CATTGGCTATCCTGTAGTTACATTGGGCTTTGGTTTTAAGAGCTACGTAGGCTACAGAATGAGGCAG AGAAAACAGAAAGACGTGGCAAAGGAGAACGAGTTCTATCTACAATTACTGCAGCAAGCACTGCCTCTAGAGCAACAAGCTATGTCGATGCAGCAAATCCAATCGCAAGTGCAGTCACAAACGCAACAAGTCACTACGTCGTTAGAACAGCACGTCAAAACTCAAGCACACAAATTGAGTCCACAGTATAACCCAAGTCCTGAAAAAAGCAGAGGTA AGGGCAATAACAATTCCATAGAAACGAACGTACAAAATGGCGGGGTGCACAATAGTAGCCAGGTCACATCACAAACACAGAGTGCTACTACCAAAAGTACTCATAGAAAATCCTTAGACAAGAGTGAAAAGCAGGAAGAGCAGCATAATAAACACAATGTATCAAATAATTCACCGTCGGACAAGAGCGACAAGAGATTTATACACAGTAATGGAAGTACAGTATCGCACAGTGACATACAGCTCATCGAAAGGCTGGG ATCTGTAAATGATTTTGACGTAAACGAGGTAGAAAAGGACAAATCTATCAAGGGTTGCGGACACACCACGATAAAATCACAAACGAACGGTTCGGTAACGGGTAAATGGAATAACGTGAAAGAAAGTCGGGATTCATCATCGACCACCAATGCCCAACGGGAGCGTAAGACTCGACAGGTTAAAAATACGAGTGATATCACGGCAGAGCAACAGAAACAGCAAGACGATTATTATCAAAG GCTCGAGGCAGACATAAAACGTTTGAAATCAGATTTGCAGTCAAGTCGGCAAATGGAACAAGAATTACGATCACAAGTCAATGTCTTGCTCAACGGAGAGCGACAAGCTAAAGGCGACATTCAACAACTCCAACATGATAATGATCAATTGCAAAGCAA ATTACATGGTCTAGTAACGGCGCGTCAACTGGATAAACAAACAATGACATCGTTGGAAAAGCGGGTTGCAGAAGAGCGAAAACAACGTAGTGCATGCGAAGCGTCCTTGCTCTCCGAACGAAGGGCACGACGAGCTGCTGAAGAGGCACGCTCCGCGATTCCACCGCCGCCACCTCCGCTTATTAGACAAGAGTGCACTGACGCATGTAAAAGTCGAAGATCTCAAATGGAACAAGACCTTAAAAGTCTGCGCCGAGAACTCAAATTAAAGGAAGAAAG GTGTAACGCATTGGAAAACGACGCAGCACGTTTTAAGGAGAACCACAGAGAATGTGAAATTCTACTCTCCGCACTCAATGCGTTGCAAGATAAAAACGCACATTTGGAAAACAGCTTGAGCGCAGAAACACGTATAAAACTTGATCTTTTTTCGGCACTCGGCGAGGTCAAGCGGCAATTAGAAAtccgagaag GCTTAATCAGATctcaagagaaagaaattgagatgttgaaaacaaaaatagcGCAAGATTTAGCTGTGATGCCACAAGACACATTTGGTCCAGCGCCAACCTGTGCGACGTCCAAGCTCCGTTTAAATAGTGAAGTGAGAGTAGCAGGAACAAAAATACGTTCGAATGAAAGTCCGGGGTGTACCGTGTCGAATTTGGATCCGAATGCGACAGCGTACACGCCTAAAAGTTCCCTTGTAGCGTCGACTGAAGCTTAA
- the LOC139817852 gene encoding macoilin-1 isoform X2, whose amino-acid sequence MKRRNVECGKLRRPLKRNKLTEGIYGSTLLYLKFLLLWAMVILADFILEFRFEFLWPFWLLLRSVYDSFKYQGLAFSVFFICIALTSDMICFFFIPVHWLFFAASTYVWVQYVWHTDKGVCLPTVMLWLLFLYIEAAVRLRDLRHMPFHLDLCRPFAAHCIGYPVVTLGFGFKSYVGYRMRQRKQKDVAKENEFYLQLLQQALPLEQQAMSMQQIQSQVQSQTQQVTTSLEQHVKTQAHKLSPQYNPSPEKSREGNNNSIETNVQNGGVHNSSQVTSQTQSATTKSTHRKSLDKSEKQEEQHNKHNVSNNSPSDKSDKRFIHSNGSTVSHSDIQLIERLGSVNDFDVNEVEKDKSIKGCGHTTIKSQTNGSVTGKWNNVKESRDSSSTTNAQRERKTRQVKNTSDITAEQQKQQDDYYQRLLVCRRLEADIKRLKSDLQSSRQMEQELRSQVNVLLNGERQAKGDIQQLQHDNDQLQSKLHGLVTARQLDKQTMTSLEKRVAEERKQRSACEASLLSERRARRAAEEARSAIPPPPPPLIRQECTDACKSRRSQMEQDLKSLRRELKLKEERCNALENDAARFKENHRECEILLSALNALQDKNAHLENSLSAETRIKLDLFSALGEVKRQLEIREGLIRSQEKEIEMLKTKIAQDLAVMPQDTFGPAPTCATSKLRLNSEVRVAGTKIRSNESPGCTVSNLDPNATAYTPKSSLVASTEA is encoded by the exons ATGAAGAGGAGAAATGTCGAGTGCGGTAAGCTTCGGAGGCCCTTGAAACGCAACAAGCTCACCGAGGGGATCTACGGAAG TACCTTGCTCTATCTGAAGTTTCTTCTGCTATGGGCAATGGTGATCTTGGCAGACTTCATTTTGGAATTtcgttttgaatttttgtggCCGTTCTGGCTGCTCCTCCGAAGCGTTTAcgattcttttaaatatcaagGCTTG GCCTtctctgtattttttatttgtattgcACTTACGTCAGACATGATTTGCTTCTTTTTCATCCCTGTGCATTGGCTGTTTTTCGCTGCCAGCACTTATGTTTGGGTGCAATACGTCTGGCACACAG ATAAAGGAGTGTGTCTACCAACTGTGATGCTGTGGCtactatttctatatatagagGCAGCAGTGCGGTTGCGTGACTTGCGTCATATGCCATTTCACCTAGACCTCTGTCGGCCGTTTGCAGCACATTG CATTGGCTATCCTGTAGTTACATTGGGCTTTGGTTTTAAGAGCTACGTAGGCTACAGAATGAGGCAG AGAAAACAGAAAGACGTGGCAAAGGAGAACGAGTTCTATCTACAATTACTGCAGCAAGCACTGCCTCTAGAGCAACAAGCTATGTCGATGCAGCAAATCCAATCGCAAGTGCAGTCACAAACGCAACAAGTCACTACGTCGTTAGAACAGCACGTCAAAACTCAAGCACACAAATTGAGTCCACAGTATAACCCAAGTCCTGAAAAAAGCAGAG AGGGCAATAACAATTCCATAGAAACGAACGTACAAAATGGCGGGGTGCACAATAGTAGCCAGGTCACATCACAAACACAGAGTGCTACTACCAAAAGTACTCATAGAAAATCCTTAGACAAGAGTGAAAAGCAGGAAGAGCAGCATAATAAACACAATGTATCAAATAATTCACCGTCGGACAAGAGCGACAAGAGATTTATACACAGTAATGGAAGTACAGTATCGCACAGTGACATACAGCTCATCGAAAGGCTGGG ATCTGTAAATGATTTTGACGTAAACGAGGTAGAAAAGGACAAATCTATCAAGGGTTGCGGACACACCACGATAAAATCACAAACGAACGGTTCGGTAACGGGTAAATGGAATAACGTGAAAGAAAGTCGGGATTCATCATCGACCACCAATGCCCAACGGGAGCGTAAGACTCGACAGGTTAAAAATACGAGTGATATCACGGCAGAGCAACAGAAACAGCAAGACGATTATTATCAAAG GTTACTGGTGTGTCGCAGGCTCGAGGCAGACATAAAACGTTTGAAATCAGATTTGCAGTCAAGTCGGCAAATGGAACAAGAATTACGATCACAAGTCAATGTCTTGCTCAACGGAGAGCGACAAGCTAAAGGCGACATTCAACAACTCCAACATGATAATGATCAATTGCAAAGCAA ATTACATGGTCTAGTAACGGCGCGTCAACTGGATAAACAAACAATGACATCGTTGGAAAAGCGGGTTGCAGAAGAGCGAAAACAACGTAGTGCATGCGAAGCGTCCTTGCTCTCCGAACGAAGGGCACGACGAGCTGCTGAAGAGGCACGCTCCGCGATTCCACCGCCGCCACCTCCGCTTATTAGACAAGAGTGCACTGACGCATGTAAAAGTCGAAGATCTCAAATGGAACAAGACCTTAAAAGTCTGCGCCGAGAACTCAAATTAAAGGAAGAAAG GTGTAACGCATTGGAAAACGACGCAGCACGTTTTAAGGAGAACCACAGAGAATGTGAAATTCTACTCTCCGCACTCAATGCGTTGCAAGATAAAAACGCACATTTGGAAAACAGCTTGAGCGCAGAAACACGTATAAAACTTGATCTTTTTTCGGCACTCGGCGAGGTCAAGCGGCAATTAGAAAtccgagaag GCTTAATCAGATctcaagagaaagaaattgagatgttgaaaacaaaaatagcGCAAGATTTAGCTGTGATGCCACAAGACACATTTGGTCCAGCGCCAACCTGTGCGACGTCCAAGCTCCGTTTAAATAGTGAAGTGAGAGTAGCAGGAACAAAAATACGTTCGAATGAAAGTCCGGGGTGTACCGTGTCGAATTTGGATCCGAATGCGACAGCGTACACGCCTAAAAGTTCCCTTGTAGCGTCGACTGAAGCTTAA
- the Thor gene encoding eukaryotic translation initiation factor 4E-binding protein has translation MSASPIARQATQSQSIPSKRIVIHDPNQLPADYLSTPGGTLYSTTPGGTRIVYERAFLMNLRNSPISRTPPRNPLTIPSELLKGNTPAITKDPVKNNNKDSLVIEESAEQFEMDM, from the exons ATGTCGGCGTCTCCCATCGCCAGACAGGCAACCCAGAGCCAAAGCATACCATCCAAACGGATCGTCATTCACGATCCCAACCAGCTACCGGCCGACTACTTGTCCACACCCGGGGGCACGCTCTACTCCACCACGCCGGGAG GTACTCGCATCGTATACGAACGTGCGTTCCTGATGAATTTGCGGAATTCTCCAATATCGCGAACGCCACCGCGAAACCCGCTGACCATACCGTCGGAATTACTGAAGGGCAACACACCGGCCATCACGAAGGATCCcgtcaaaaataataataaag ACTCCCTGGTGATCGAGGAATCCGCAGAGCAGTTCGAGATGGATATGTGA